The following are from one region of the Muntiacus reevesi chromosome 3, mMunRee1.1, whole genome shotgun sequence genome:
- the RAD51AP2 gene encoding RAD51-associated protein 2, which produces MSLTQRDPQVSELGEPVSPLPPADDPDSLPPRSKRPRLEEPGGVSEVEWRLPLVPCLSEVEKVWELPLRPVKGLMISTKEIFGNTTGSSVKKSVSEKQIHNPDYQNSKIEMNSCLPSLPSQNFASGVKASRTSCEPGLYDREIFDMRCSDTFETEAGQLSHASVHDVRVIKNEDGKQYLVQERDNSQEDNNDIKLTENPFLDITFYKDTKSTFHDIKNRCKAGSVMPSKKKENSIPASTLKISKSQNQPSMEIAKPSYFRDKSITSIPEFPTDLNSKMSSVYLKEIGKKNDKNEAYVRDFTNIHWSQNRPDVKKQKLQSDKKIVDAENIFSECYESNHQSLSNQSVCVRKKDLISLHYYNHSSIKSDAIDSAKNFTIKLENANCKETETGLYSYIFTRLEKLQNWDCNIIYILRKNKENSWTVDSYKVKYENMEKAGEMLNLQQFLEIDLSKGNYHNMKVMKTHDEKAKPFMTETLGSQKALKQIFCLKYKGENDNMLHFRYYTTQKDFHLGSSFENFITEIFYFRESTSGNQKDNILIWCGILKCKKQIDVQNLITETMNVNTNNDISSICLQTNVLDPLNIILKTSITSLLNDFVCFTIVENDSKLEEGCIFKWIMYLNYPKNITVENHTVHPVRTLTFSRLLENNMKSMLKKRIFKSEQIFEESKKKLTNSFSMTSKNIHFPIFETYEKIPLLMDFDDTDEIFLTKEISYKNKNCPEQIMSVENWVHCSSKTNKTHVRSCSQFTQNWKYINKKTYEVNVQNQDLYAEGKQKHNKISSFNFNYIFKDFFNTRQQALQASCDKKHSEQTNSMTVTQVLDFGNLINEIECKKYDLTLKEEEKITAQNLTNFCQGYEDIKTEKEEKNNFYSTDDTFIVQPVSLMTKLDMEETKYVNQSNVVDRNEYESIFQESELANSKHFHPKNDSSECFNHQFETHLSVGNNECFQDLTAKCLSTDVPTIANNFEMKSKFNLVLEELRMFHEISKENEILSTVETNNRQENYFVGSNAVEEVKIGIKKGLKMGTENKLCSSSLLGDMIASPNMHKKHQSLFKWKTVPKNGEQEVPNDCYLRTPEEELLYSTSKEGCEDPSPERPTFFSDEFKGEKFNYLLKAGSSFSYGISRVLPLKTCSRPVRIGLSRKAKVKQLHPYLK; this is translated from the exons ATGTCGCTCACGCAGCGCGACCCTCAGGTTTCCGAACTCGGGGAGCCTGTCTCCCCTTTACCACCTGCTGACGACCCTGATTCCCTACCACCCCGTAGTAAGAGACCCCGtcttgaggagcctggtggtgttTCTGAGGTGGAGTGGAGGCTGCCTTTGGTGCCTTGCTTGTCTGAGGTGGAAAAAGTCTGGGAGTTGCCGCTCAGACCCGTCAAAGGGCTCATGATTTCAACTAAGGAGATTTTTGGTAACACCACAGGCTCGAGTGTGAAGAAATCTGTCAGTGAGAAACAGATACATAATCCGGATTACCAAAATAGCAAAATTGAGATGAATAGTTGTTTGCCGTCTCTACCCTCACAAAATTTTGCTTCTGGTGTGAAGGCTTCTAGAACGTCTTGTGAACCAGGGCTGTATGACAGAGAGATTTTCGATATGCGTTGCAGTGATACATTTGAAACAGAGGCTGGTCAGCTGTCCCACGCCTCTGTACACGATGTACGTGTAATTAAAAACGAGGATGGAAAACAATATTTAGTCCAAGAGAGAGACAATAGTCAGGAAGACAATAATGACATAAAACTGACAGAAAATCCATTTTTAGATATTACCTTTTACAAGGACACCAAATCAACATTTCATGATATTAAGAACAGATGTAAAGCTGGTAGTGTTATGccatcaaagaaaaaagaaaatagcattcCAGCATCTACACTAAAAATATCAAAATCTCAAAACCAGCCCAGCATGGAAATTGCCAAACCTAGCTACTTTAGAGATAAGAGTATAACAAGTATCCCTGAGTTTCCAACTGATTTAAATAGCAAAATGTCCTCTGTCTATTTAAAGGAAATagggaagaaaaatgacaaaaatgaggCATATGTTAGGGATTTCACAAACATTCACTGGTCCCAAAATAGACCTGATGTTAAGAAGCAAAAGTTACAGAGTGATAAAAAAATTGTGgatgcagaaaatattttttctgagtgTTATGAAAGTAACCACCAGTCACTCAGCAACCAAAGTGTTTGTGTGAGAAAAAAAGACTTGATCAGTTTACACTACTATAATCACAGTAGTATCAAGTCTGATGCAATAGACTCTGCAAAGAATTTCACTATAAAACTAGAAAATGCAAATTGCAAGGAGACAGAAACAGGCCTGTACAGCTACATATTTACCAGATTGGAAAAACTGCAAAACTGGGACtgtaacattatatatattttgagaaaaaataaggaaaatagttGGACTGTGGATAGTTACAAggtgaaatatgaaaatatggaAAAAGCTGGAGAAATGCTGAATTTGCAACAATTTTTAGAAATAGATCTAAGTAAAGGAAATTATCACAATATGAAAGTCATGAAAACACATGATGAAAAAGCAAAGCCTTTCATGACAGAAACACTGGGTAGTCAAAAAGCTTTAAAGCAAattttttgcttaaaatataaaggagaaaatgatAATATGCTACACTTCAGATATTATACCACacaaaaagattttcatttaGGCAGTAGTTTTGAAAATTTCAttacagaaattttttatttccgTGAAAGCACTTCAGGAAACCAAAAAGATAATATCTTAATCTGGTGTGGGATTTTGAAGTGTAAAAAGCAAATTGATGTTCAAAATCTAATAACTGAGACTATGAATGTCAATACAAATAATGATATTTCAAGCATATGTTTACAAACCAATGTTTTGGACCCTCTAAATATTATATTGAAAACCAGCATAACTTCTTTGCTCAATGACTTTGTCTGTTTTACAATTGTTGAAAATGATTCTAAATTAGAAGAGGGATGCATTTTCAAATGGATAATGTATTTGAATTATCCAAAAAATATCACAGTGGAAAATCATACTGTACATCCAGTCAGGACTTTAACTTTTTCAAGACtattagaaaataatatgaaatctatgttaaagaaaagaatatttaaaagtgaACAAATTTTTGAAGAGTCTAAGAAAAAACTTACCAATTCCTTCAGTATGACAAGTAAAAACATACACTTTCCAATTTttgaaacatatgaaaaaattccTCTTTTAATGGACTTTGACGACACTGATGAAATTTTTCTGACAAAAGAAATTAGTTACAAGAATAAGAATTGTCCTGAACAAATCATGAGTGTGGAAAATTGGGTTCATTGTAGCTCTAAAACTAATAAAACACATGTTAGGTCTTGTTCTCAATTTACACAGAACTGGaaatatattaacaaaaaaaCTTATGAAGTAAATGTGCAGAACCAAGATTTATATGCTGAAGGAAAGCAAAAGCATAATAAGATCAGTAGTTTTAATTTTAACTACATATTTAAAGATTTCTTCAATACTAGGCAACAGGCTTTACAGGCAAGCTGTGACAAAAAGCATAGTGAACAAACCAATTCCATGACTGTAACTCAGGTGCTAGATTTTGGGAACTTGATAAATGAAATTGAATGTAAAAAATATGACTTAACtttgaaggaggaagaaaaaatcaCAGCACAAAATTTAACAAACTTTTGCCAAGGTTATGAAGAcattaagacagaaaaagaagagaaaaataatttttattcaacGGATGACACGTTTATTGTGCAACCAGTTTCATTAATGACTAAATTGGATATGGAAGAGACTAAATACGTTAATCAAAGTAATGTAGTTGACAGAAATGAATATGAGAGTATTTTTCAAGAAAGTGAGTTAGCTAATTCAAAGCATTTTCATCCAAAGAATGACTCTTCAGAATGTTTTAATCATCAGTTTGAAACTCATTTGAGTGTAGGGAACAATGAATGTTTTCAGGACTTAACTGCCAAGTGTTTATCAACAGACGTTCCGACAATAGCAAACAATTTTGAAATGAAGAGTAAATTTAATTTAGTGCTTGAAGAACTTCGTATGTTTCATGAAAttagtaaagaaaatgaaattctaagCACTGTGGAAACCAACAATAGGCAAGAAAATTACTTTGTAGGAAGCAATGCTGTTGAGGAGGTAAAAATAGGGATAAAAAAAGGTTTGAAAATGGGTACAGAAAACAAATTATGTTCATCTTCTTTGCTTGGTGATATGATAGCAAGTCCTAATATGCATAAAAAACACCAAAGTTTATTTAAATGGAAAACAGTTCCCAAAAATGGTGAACAGGAAGTTCCTAATGATTGCTATCTAAGAACACCAGAGGAAGAATTACTTTATTCTACTTCTAAGGAAG GTTGTGAAGATCCTTCACCTGAAAGACCAACTTTTTTCTCTGATgaatttaagggagaaaaattTAATTATCTACTGAAGGCAG GTAGCAGTTTTTCATATGGAATTTCAAGAGTACTACCTCTTAAGACATGCAGTCGACCAGTCAGGATTGGATTGTCAAGAAAGGCTAAGGTTAAACAGCTTCATCCCTATCTGAAATGA